The genomic segment CAAAGAAAACCAGCATAAAATCTGAAGAGTCATCCATATGTGATCCTTCTTCTGAAAATTCAATGGCTGGGTAAGCAATATCtaggaaatataatttaatattaatataaaattatggaGAGAACTCTTAAATACTACTCTGAATAGATTGACATATATAGTTTTCTTCCAGAATTTTTGTCACTCATAAGTGTGTGTCTCTCATACCTTTCatttgtcctttctctttcttttttattctttctgttaaaGAAAAGTTATCAGAACAATCACCAAACTTTAGTTCATGTTACTAAAATGAACTACCAAATTAATCATAGAATACAAACTAAGAAGCAGGACGagtaaagagaattttaaattcaatatttaGGAGgcaattttaaggaaaatatgtaatttcactatttaattttttaaaacaatcaacCAGTTTTAAAAGTACTATGCTTACTAATTCTTACAACTAACTTAACAGTGTTTAGACTTTTTTCATTGTGTTCTAGGTGTGGTGGCAGACTACTTTATCTAGTAATCACCACAAAAAATCCTTTCATGCTTTAAAAGctgttgtttaattaattaaatagttAATAGTGAAATGCTGttctgttggattttttttttttttggtaacttttgcatcttcccattAACAAACTGCATAGGAAGCTTTTTAGTAACATTTAAATCTCAGATGTAGAGTGTAATCTGTTTCAACTAAGGCTGTAATAGCTTTTTGAGTCATGAGGTATAGTGAGCTTTCTGTTTAAGAAACTTTAAAAGTTATAGTGATACATTCGAAATAGAAATAACATGTATAAAATCTAAAAGTATTTTACCCAAACATAACTTATCTACTTGTTTCAGATTTTAAGTTTTTATCTAGAGAAAAATTAGTCTTGTGGAAATATGGGGTATTTGTGTTTGGAAATATTCTTGCTGCTACAAATTTCCTTTAAAGGGGTTGACTCTTTTATTACTTGTTTAGCGGTAACGTCACTTTTCTACTAACAAAAACTCCTTTAGGATTTGGGTATTTTATATAATGGAACTCTAattgtaaaaaaattataagtGTTGCTCTGCAAGCATCTGTCAGAGGAATAGCAACATCATGagaatatttttacaaatactGAGTTAGGATTTTATGTTCTTGGAAGGTCTGCCCGTTGAGGCCACCGTATGATTGACACATTGTCCTACCAGGACTATAGCGTTTGCTTTGATAAGGAGCAACTACTACATCTCACAGACTTAAAAGAGTCATAAGCAGTGATGTTACCTAAGCAAGGAGTATAATAAAGGAGTGGACCCTCCCCTTCCATAGCTGTGTGAGAGTCTCTCATGCATCAGTTTACCATCGTTTCATTCCATCCATCCAGGAGACtacacagaaacagagaggacTATGTGGAAAGAAGTGCTGAGTTTGCAGATGGTTTGCTCTCAAAAGCTTTGAAAGACATTCAGTCTGGAGCACTGGACATAAATAAAGCAGGCATACTTTATGGCATACCTCAAAAAACTTTACTTCTCCACTTAGAAGCCTTACCAGCAGGGAAGcctgcatcttttaaaaacaaaactcgagattTCAATGATAGTTACTCATATAAAGACAGTAAAGAAACTTGTGCAGTGCTGCAAAAAGTAGCCTTGTGGGCGAGAGCTCAAGCAGAGCGCACAGAAAAAAGTAAACTCAATCTACTTGAAACCTCAGAATTAAAATTCCCAACAGCTTCCAGTTACCTCCATCAGTTAACTCTACAGAAAATGGTtactcaatttaaagaaaaaaatgaaagcctaCAATATGAAACACATCCTACTGTACAGTTAAAAATTCCTCAGCTACGAGTAAGTTCTGTTTCAAAACCACAACCTGATGGTCCTGGTCTGCTGGACGTTATGTATCAAGTTTCCAAAACCTCTCCAGTCCTGGAAGGATCAGCTctccaaaaactgaaaaatatactccctaaacagaacaaaatagaaTGTTCTGGGCCCGTAACTCACTCAAGTGTTGACTCTTATTTTCTACATGGGGACCTCTCTCCTTTGTGTCTTAATTCTAAAAATGGAACAGTTGATGGAACCTCTGAAAATACTGAAGATGGGTTGGATCGAAAAGATAATAAGCAGCCCAGGAAAAAACGTGGCCGTTATCGGCAATATGATCATGAAATAATGGAAGAGGCTATTGCAATGGTAATGAGCGGAAAAATGAGTGTTTCCAAAGCACAAGGAATTTATGGGGTACCTCACAGCACTTTAGAATACAAGGTAAAAGAAAGATCTGGAACACTGAAGACTCCTCCGAAGAAGAAACTCCGATTACCAGACACTGGGTTATATAATATGACAGATTCAGGGACTGGCAGCTGCAAAAACAGCGGCAAGCCTGTGTAGATTACTTGTTaggaaaatgtgtgtatgtgcgtgtgtgtgtgtgtgtatgcgtgtttgtgtgtgtatgtgcacaggtgtgtatttgtgtgtctgtATACACACATGTGGGAATTACAGATGCTCACTCTGACAGGAGACATGAAATTTTACAGTTCAAAAACCACTTACATGCcttttgaaaaaaagttttattcaGGGTTTTCACTGTGGACAGAACTATATAGTTGCTTACTTAATTCTGATAGTTTGTATTTAATCCTTGTATAAATAGGTGAAAAAGATTCAGGTTTTCTTTAGTAGTCAATAGCATAAAGCGTTGTGGGAAAACAAGTAATTGTCAagtgaaacatttttattggtgAAAGACCACTCCAGCCATTCAGTTGAACCATCTTATAATGGAAATATATTAATAGTTTGTAAACATTTTTGCATAGCATACTTACATTTGTTGTAAGTATATCAAACAACCAATCAAAGTTTAAACGGACAGCTATCTCCacactaataaaaattaatatatacagtATTAGTACACTACAGTGCATTCTATGAAATATGAAATGCACTCAAGTGCATCCACtgggaatagaaaagaaaaccttaaatGATATGTataatgaaatttaatatttatcatttaatagTTGATTTAGCAGGAAGTTGGGGTTTATAaggta from the Lagenorhynchus albirostris chromosome 4, mLagAlb1.1, whole genome shotgun sequence genome contains:
- the LCORL gene encoding ligand-dependent nuclear receptor corepressor-like protein isoform X2; the protein is MDEKCSFCNLQREAVSDCIPSLDSSQSTPTEELSSQGQSNTEKIECQAENYLNALFRKKDLPQNCDPNIPLVAQELMKKMIRQFAIEYISKSGKIQENRNGSIGPSLICKSIQMNQAENSLQEEQEGPLDLTVNRMQEQNTQQGDGVLDLSTKKTSIKSEESSICDPSSENSMAGRLHRNREDYVERSAEFADGLLSKALKDIQSGALDINKAGILYGIPQKTLLLHLEALPAGKPASFKNKTRDFNDSYSYKDSKETCAVLQKVALWARAQAERTEKSKLNLLETSELKFPTASSYLHQLTLQKMVTQFKEKNESLQYETHPTVQLKIPQLRVSSVSKPQPDGPGLLDVMYQVSKTSPVLEGSALQKLKNILPKQNKIECSGPVTHSSVDSYFLHGDLSPLCLNSKNGTVDGTSENTEDGLDRKDNKQPRKKRGRYRQYDHEIMEEAIAMVMSGKMSVSKAQGIYGVPHSTLEYKVKERSGTLKTPPKKKLRLPDTGLYNMTDSGTGSCKNSGKPV
- the LCORL gene encoding ligand-dependent nuclear receptor corepressor-like protein isoform X1, with product MDKGRERMAAAAAAAAAAAAAAAAAQCRSPRCAAERRGFRRELDSWRHRLMHCVGFESILEGLYGPRLRRDLSLFEDCEPEELTDWSMDEKCSFCNLQREAVSDCIPSLDSSQSTPTEELSSQGQSNTEKIECQAENYLNALFRKKDLPQNCDPNIPLVAQELMKKMIRQFAIEYISKSGKIQENRNGSIGPSLICKSIQMNQAENSLQEEQEGPLDLTVNRMQEQNTQQGDGVLDLSTKKTSIKSEESSICDPSSENSMAGRLHRNREDYVERSAEFADGLLSKALKDIQSGALDINKAGILYGIPQKTLLLHLEALPAGKPASFKNKTRDFNDSYSYKDSKETCAVLQKVALWARAQAERTEKSKLNLLETSELKFPTASSYLHQLTLQKMVTQFKEKNESLQYETHPTVQLKIPQLRVSSVSKPQPDGPGLLDVMYQVSKTSPVLEGSALQKLKNILPKQNKIECSGPVTHSSVDSYFLHGDLSPLCLNSKNGTVDGTSENTEDGLDRKDNKQPRKKRGRYRQYDHEIMEEAIAMVMSGKMSVSKAQGIYGVPHSTLEYKVKERSGTLKTPPKKKLRLPDTGLYNMTDSGTGSCKNSGKPV